The nucleotide sequence ATTGTTGCTATATAATTTGCAAGTTGAATAGGTGTAAACAAGTTCTTGGACTGACCGATTGCCGCCTGAATAGTATCGCCCGGCCACCATTTTTCGCCTAAACTTTCAACATATTCAGGACCTGCCACTATTCCTTTAACCTCTTCGGGAAGTTCAATTCCTGTCTTCTTTCCAAACCCTAACTGCCTCGATAGAGTATTAAGCCTGTTAATGCCTGTAAGCCTTCCTGTTTCATAGAAAAATATATTACAGGAGTTTTCTATAGCGCCGATAACATCAAGTGTCCCATGCCCTGCTCTTTTCCAGCAGGCAGGAGTGTAACTTGGTGCATAGTAATTGTAAATTCCGTTACAGGTCATAGTAGTATTTTCGTTTATAACGCCTGACTGAAGCCCTGCAAGTGCAGTTGCCATTTTAAAAGTAGAGCCAGGCTCGTAAGTTCCCGCTATCGCCCTGTTCCAGAATGGTTTGGCAGGATTTTTATAATTATAATTATAATCTTCGTTAAATCTTGATAAGTTATAGGTAGGATAGGAGCAAAGGGCAAGAATTTCGCCCGTATGAATATCTATAACAACTGCCGCACCGCTGTCAGCATCCCAGCCTTCAGAATAACCGTTTGCCACGCCGTAGGAACTTATGTTTGTTATAACCTCTTTAAGCATTTTTTCGGCGGTTTTCTGAAGTTCTAAATCTATTGTTAAAATAACATCGTTGCCGGGAACTGCTTTTAAAGTTGAAACAGAAGAAACTATATGCCCTGTTTCATTTTCTTCTATGCTTAAAGTCCCGTCTTTCCCCTTTAAAATTGACTCACAGTATTTTTCAATACCGTCTTTACCTATAACTGCATTTATATCATAACCTTCGTCTTTTAACACGTCATACTCTTCTTTATAAATCTGACCGACTCTTCCTAAAATATGTGAAGCAATGCCAGGCTCGTTATATTCTCTTAAATATTCGGTTAAAATGTTTACACCGTTTAATGAATGGGTTGTTTCCTTAATTTTTGTAACAATCTCCATGCTGACATCGTTTGCAAAGGTATAGGAATTAAGAGAAGAAAAAAGCCTTAATTCCATTTCGCTTCTTACACCCGCAATTTTTCTTTTATCTTCTTCTTTATAAGAATTATCTATTTCATAACGTTTTGAAAGTTCTTTTATAACATTATCGGCTGATAAGTTTTTAGCTAAATTAAGGGATTTATTAAATTTTTCAATATTCTCTTTTTCTTCGTAAGTAAATTTATAAGGAGCCTCTTTTGTAATAGGCATAGTATCAATATAGTTGACATTACCTTCCTCACAGATGCTTATAAGTTTCAAAACTATATCATTTAGTTCCTTATTATCCGAATTTACTTTGGATATAGTAATGGTAAACCCCTGACGATTGGAAACAAGAGGTCTTCCGTACCTGTCTAAAATTTCGCCTCTTGGTGCTTTTTGGGGAATAGATTTTGAAAGACGTGTTGCAGTAATCTTGCTGTACTCACTTCCGTCAATAACCTGAAGCATAAAAAGACGGGCAATAACCAGAAAAGCGATTATCCCTAAAATACAATATAAAATTATAAAACGGTTTTTATAATTATTACGCCTTATCATCTTACCCTCCAGGCAGTTCTTCTTAAACTTATAATTTTTCTGTAGATAAAAATAGCAATAATCGTAATTACGCTGTTATATATGAGTTCAACAAGCGAAACATTTATAAAAATATCTAAAAATCCTTCGCCTCTTAATCCGAAAAATATCGCAAAAAGCAAACTGTACATCAAACATCCGATAAATGCAAACAAAGTTTTTACCGATACCATATTTTCAAAATAATTATGATAAAATTCTGATAAAACAAAAGGAATAAGAACAAACAAAACTGTATGAACACCCATTATTTTCCCATTAAAAAAATCAAACAAAAGACCAAAGGCAAGAGAATAATAAATGTTTGACGTGTCATTCTCAATTAAAGATGCACACAAAATAACCGAAAATATAAAATTCGGGGCAACATTTAAAATCTCTAAACTGTTGGCAAGAGTTTGATTTAAAAAAAATATTAAAGTAAATACAAGTGTTTTTATAAGGTTATATTTTGCAGAAAATGAGTTCATATTCCCACCTTGTCAGTATATTGAAATTGAATGAAAACTTCTGAAAATTTATCAAAGTTTGTTATGATTGGTTATAACAAAAACTTCACGTATAAAATTAAAGTCTTCCACAGGAGAAACAACGGCATATTGAGTTTTGGTTACAGATTCAGTTTCAATTTCCTTGATTCTTCCTATATAAAGTCCCTTAGGATATATTTCGCCAAGACCTGATGTTTCTACAATATCTCCCTCTACAAGATTCATTTCTTTAGAAACATAAATCATAGTCATAAGCCCGTCTTTCAAAAGTGCAGAATTACCCTCACATACTGCAGTATTCCCTGTTCTTGTAACGACACATCCTATTGAACTTCCGCCCTCAATAATAGTCTGGACTTTGGCAAAAGTTTTGCCCGTTTCTACCACATAGCCTATAACACCTTTCGAGCCGACAACAGGCATATTTGTTTTAATACCGTCATTTGAGCCTTTATCAATCAAAAAAGTTGAATAATAGTTAGAGGTATCCTTGGATATAACAGTACACGCAGAGAGGTTATATTCAGGATTCTGCTCCTTGAAATTAAGAAGCGACCTCAACCTTTCATTTTCAATTTCCAA is from Oscillospiraceae bacterium and encodes:
- the mrdA gene encoding penicillin-binding protein 2, with product MIRRNNYKNRFIILYCILGIIAFLVIARLFMLQVIDGSEYSKITATRLSKSIPQKAPRGEILDRYGRPLVSNRQGFTITISKVNSDNKELNDIVLKLISICEEGNVNYIDTMPITKEAPYKFTYEEKENIEKFNKSLNLAKNLSADNVIKELSKRYEIDNSYKEEDKRKIAGVRSEMELRLFSSLNSYTFANDVSMEIVTKIKETTHSLNGVNILTEYLREYNEPGIASHILGRVGQIYKEEYDVLKDEGYDINAVIGKDGIEKYCESILKGKDGTLSIEENETGHIVSSVSTLKAVPGNDVILTIDLELQKTAEKMLKEVITNISSYGVANGYSEGWDADSGAAVVIDIHTGEILALCSYPTYNLSRFNEDYNYNYKNPAKPFWNRAIAGTYEPGSTFKMATALAGLQSGVINENTTMTCNGIYNYYAPSYTPACWKRAGHGTLDVIGAIENSCNIFFYETGRLTGINRLNTLSRQLGFGKKTGIELPEEVKGIVAGPEYVESLGEKWWPGDTIQAAIGQSKNLFTPIQLANYIATIANGGTRYKTHLVKRVKEYSTSNIIKEYYPVAEESIEIDAKHHKLIMEGMKSVTEDGTASSVFEGFNVSVGGKTGTAEVPNGSNNGVFVAFAPYENPQIAISVVVEHGSHGNSIAPVAKEIIAKYFTGDFLEYVDNKPTMEILR
- the mreD gene encoding rod shape-determining protein MreD, encoding MNSFSAKYNLIKTLVFTLIFFLNQTLANSLEILNVAPNFIFSVILCASLIENDTSNIYYSLAFGLLFDFFNGKIMGVHTVLFVLIPFVLSEFYHNYFENMVSVKTLFAFIGCLMYSLLFAIFFGLRGEGFLDIFINVSLVELIYNSVITIIAIFIYRKIISLRRTAWRVR
- the mreC gene encoding rod shape-determining protein MreC; translation: MFLRNKKYFIVIAILIISVVVVYFSAIDRENTLAYDNAVGYIVEPVAKLFNTISNKTSDFFCYFKDKKDLVNKNNELDHKVMELEHLNSKLSSLEIENERLRSLLNFKEQNPEYNLSACTVISKDTSNYYSTFLIDKGSNDGIKTNMPVVGSKGVIGYVVETGKTFAKVQTIIEGGSSIGCVVTRTGNTAVCEGNSALLKDGLMTMIYVSKEMNLVEGDIVETSGLGEIYPKGLYIGRIKEIETESVTKTQYAVVSPVEDFNFIREVFVITNHNKL